From Methanococcus maripaludis, the proteins below share one genomic window:
- a CDS encoding NosD domain-containing protein, producing MKIFKVFLVMVILGAISGVCAEDTTIYVNNTHYWYQSGAFFESNNSIQDAIENVPENGIVEVTTDLKVSNGIEINKSNIIIDLKGNKLSGNYEGRGISISGNNVSLKNGIVSNFDYGIVLENAENCKISNNEVFGNTYDGIYILNSKNNDISENLVYENGVIGIVTSGIFLDGSEFNNITKNTVNNNIYNGIELLNSKNNLISGNTVFENEDNGVFVWDSKNNSIIFNELYQNENNGILTRESEFNNIESNNIFENDDSGIYSWKSFENTISKNKISKNSEGIILWNSDLNVLFKNRLLNNVKSGIFMEFGTKYNTIYDNLFNNSLNVRFEDSGENYWNAPIINESNILEGEFTAGNVWYTPEGTGFSQKAMNQDSNGDTLSETYYELNSENIDNIPLAPDSVPPVVSIVSPRENAFFGENETILVDVSVTDNSEIHSVMLEVDNSYKEIMVQNGTTYSKSLDNLDYGAHTIKIYAKDAVGNVNSFESRVFSISTPDSTPPEVKIISPVSKSYAEGSEVSIKVKITDESDIYSAYAKIDDYTVDLIESNGYYINILDNLEWGAHTLWIIVTDAAGNSNYNEKVTFDVNEGDITPPEVEIIEPEIGDSFEENVSVKVSATDDSGIDSVKVMLDEKVSFTLTKSSNYYTGTLTDLSYGIHTLRVYAEDNEENINSDEVIQFEIDVPDYSYTKPITDDTQEPAETSNPENKTTDTPLNNETGEITPNESENESNGEIENNTDESQNNETQNNTDAEDEGNISDNPSENDSPLEPEDSGSADSGDTSDTEPDNNDEGAEDSGDNPSETGEATGDESSETSPDDETQSNDETGESETSDDEQSETPSETEDITGDESSETSSGDNSDTTSDDNPGGESESNSETEDSETSDDEPSDSSSESESNSDTSSEDNSGSETSDSSPDESENPVA from the coding sequence ATGAAAATTTTCAAGGTATTTCTGGTAATGGTAATATTGGGGGCCATTTCAGGAGTATGTGCGGAAGATACTACAATATATGTAAATAATACTCACTACTGGTATCAAAGTGGTGCATTTTTCGAATCAAATAATTCTATTCAGGATGCAATAGAAAATGTTCCCGAAAATGGGATAGTTGAGGTAACTACTGATTTAAAAGTTTCAAATGGTATTGAAATTAATAAAAGTAATATTATAATTGATTTAAAAGGAAATAAGCTTTCAGGAAATTATGAAGGAAGAGGAATATCAATATCTGGAAATAACGTAAGTTTAAAAAATGGGATAGTTTCGAATTTTGATTACGGAATAGTTCTTGAAAATGCAGAAAACTGTAAAATTTCAAACAACGAAGTGTTTGGGAATACCTATGACGGAATTTACATACTCAACTCAAAAAATAACGATATTTCCGAAAATTTAGTTTATGAAAATGGGGTTATCGGCATCGTTACTTCAGGAATATTTTTAGATGGGTCTGAATTTAACAATATTACTAAAAATACGGTAAATAATAACATTTACAATGGAATCGAGTTATTAAATTCAAAAAATAACCTTATTTCGGGAAATACCGTTTTTGAAAACGAAGATAATGGAGTTTTTGTTTGGGATTCAAAAAATAATTCGATAATATTTAATGAACTCTATCAAAATGAGAATAACGGAATTTTAACAAGAGAATCTGAGTTCAATAATATTGAAAGCAATAATATCTTTGAAAACGATGATTCTGGAATTTATTCATGGAAATCTTTTGAAAATACCATATCTAAGAATAAAATTTCTAAAAATTCCGAGGGAATAATCTTGTGGAATTCTGATTTAAACGTGCTTTTTAAAAATAGATTATTAAATAACGTAAAATCAGGAATTTTTATGGAATTTGGTACGAAATATAATACTATCTACGATAACTTGTTTAATAATTCTTTAAACGTGCGTTTTGAAGATTCAGGTGAAAATTACTGGAATGCTCCCATTATAAATGAAAGTAATATACTTGAAGGGGAATTTACCGCAGGAAATGTTTGGTACACTCCTGAAGGTACGGGATTCAGTCAAAAAGCAATGAATCAGGATTCTAATGGGGACACACTTTCCGAAACGTATTATGAACTTAATTCTGAGAATATTGACAATATCCCATTAGCACCTGACAGTGTACCTCCTGTCGTAAGCATTGTTTCTCCTAGAGAAAATGCTTTCTTTGGTGAAAATGAAACCATATTAGTTGACGTTTCAGTAACCGACAACTCAGAAATTCACTCTGTAATGCTCGAGGTGGATAATAGCTACAAAGAAATAATGGTGCAAAACGGAACTACCTATTCCAAATCTTTAGATAATTTGGACTACGGGGCACACACGATTAAAATATATGCAAAAGATGCTGTTGGAAATGTAAATTCCTTCGAATCAAGGGTATTTTCAATATCAACTCCAGATTCAACGCCTCCTGAAGTTAAAATTATTTCCCCAGTTTCAAAATCTTATGCAGAGGGTTCCGAAGTTTCGATAAAAGTTAAAATCACTGACGAATCCGACATATATTCAGCTTATGCAAAAATCGATGACTATACTGTAGATTTAATCGAAAGTAACGGGTATTATATAAATATTCTTGATAATTTAGAATGGGGCGCACACACTTTATGGATAATTGTAACAGATGCTGCTGGAAACTCAAATTATAACGAAAAAGTCACTTTCGACGTAAATGAAGGCGATATCACCCCTCCTGAAGTTGAAATAATAGAACCTGAAATCGGGGATTCTTTTGAAGAAAATGTTTCGGTTAAGGTTTCAGCAACAGATGATTCAGGAATAGATTCTGTAAAAGTAATGCTTGATGAAAAAGTAAGTTTCACGCTGACTAAAAGTTCAAATTACTATACTGGAACATTAACAGATCTTTCGTACGGGATACACACGTTGAGGGTTTATGCAGAGGATAATGAGGAAAACATAAATTCTGATGAAGTTATTCAGTTTGAAATAGATGTTCCAGATTATTCATATACAAAACCAATAACTGATGATACCCAAGAACCTGCAGAAACTTCAAATCCTGAAAACAAAACAACAGATACTCCATTAAACAATGAAACTGGTGAAATTACGCCGAATGAATCAGAAAATGAATCAAATGGGGAAATAGAAAACAATACTGATGAATCACAAAATAACGAAACACAAAATAATACAGATGCAGAAGATGAGGGCAATATTTCAGATAATCCTTCAGAAAATGATTCTCCTTTAGAACCAGAAGATTCAGGCAGTGCTGACTCAGGAGATACCTCTGACACTGAACCTGACAATAACGATGAAGGTGCTGAAGATTCAGGAGATAATCCTTCAGAAACGGGAGAGGCTACTGGAGATGAATCTTCAGAAACTTCTCCAGATGATGAAACACAAAGTAACGATGAAACGGGTGAATCAGAAACTTCAGATGATGAACAATCAGAAACTCCTTCGGAAACCGAGGATATTACTGGAGATGAATCTTCAGAAACTTCTTCTGGCGATAATTCAGATACAACCTCAGATGATAATCCGGGAGGGGAATCAGAAAGTAATTCCGAAACAGAAGATTCAGAAACTTCAGACGATGAACCATCAGATAGTTCTTCCGAATCAGAAAGTAATTCGGATACTTCTTCAGAAGACAATTCTGGCAGTGAAACCAGCGATAGTTCCCCAGATGAATCAGAAAATCCAGTTGCTTAA
- a CDS encoding CBS domain-containing protein encodes MIFVKDVMKRPITLNKDDDIEKAISTFRENKISGAPVVEGEKLVGILSESDIIKALTSHDDRFSLVLPSPFDLIELPLKTAIKIEEFKGDMENALRTEVFEAMSEKVVSVSSETPITNAAEVMVKNKIKRLPVVEGEKLVGIVTRGDLIEAMI; translated from the coding sequence ATGATTTTTGTTAAAGATGTAATGAAAAGGCCAATAACACTGAATAAAGACGATGATATCGAAAAAGCAATATCAACATTCAGGGAAAATAAAATAAGTGGTGCACCTGTTGTTGAAGGCGAAAAACTGGTCGGAATCTTATCCGAAAGTGATATTATTAAGGCGTTAACTTCACATGACGATAGGTTTAGTTTAGTGCTTCCATCTCCTTTTGATTTAATTGAGTTACCGTTAAAAACTGCGATAAAAATTGAAGAATTTAAGGGAGACATGGAAAATGCATTAAGAACAGAAGTTTTTGAAGCAATGTCTGAAAAAGTAGTCAGTGTATCTTCAGAAACCCCGATAACGAATGCAGCAGAAGTAATGGTAAAAAATAAAATAAAAAGATTACCTGTAGTTGAAGGCGAGAAATTGGTTGGGATTGTAACAAGGGGCGACTTGATAGAGGCAATGATTTAA
- a CDS encoding beta-ribofuranosylaminobenzene 5'-phosphate synthase, producing MKLNSPSRIHMGLIDLNGEIGRVDGGVGVALDYPNFQIEGKESSEIEIDFRIEIYEKDKENLESRIKNAAKNVLDVIGESGISLKVNDAILSHSGLGSGTQVSLSTGKITSLVYGVDLNAETLAKITGRGGTSGIGVAAFETGGFIVDGGHTFGEGKDKIDFRPSSASKDVKPSPVLFRHDFDWDIVLTIPKGEQVCGDREVDIFRKFCPVPTEDVQKICRLVLMKMMPAVIEKDFDSFGKVVNELQNLGFKRAEVGLQKESLKGLLSKLQEVSYSGISSFGPTIYSLGDKDTITEISNEFFDKFGIEGEIISTKANNSGYEIIK from the coding sequence ATGAAGTTGAATTCTCCTTCCAGAATACATATGGGATTAATTGATTTAAACGGAGAAATTGGAAGGGTTGATGGTGGAGTGGGAGTTGCTCTGGATTACCCTAATTTTCAAATTGAAGGAAAAGAAAGTAGCGAGATAGAAATAGATTTTAGAATTGAAATTTATGAGAAAGATAAAGAAAATTTGGAATCAAGAATTAAAAATGCGGCGAAAAATGTTTTAGATGTTATTGGGGAAAGTGGAATAAGTTTAAAAGTAAATGACGCGATTTTATCCCATTCTGGACTTGGAAGTGGAACACAAGTTTCACTTTCTACTGGAAAAATTACTTCATTAGTTTATGGCGTAGATTTAAACGCAGAAACACTGGCAAAAATTACTGGAAGGGGCGGAACTTCAGGAATTGGTGTGGCAGCTTTTGAAACTGGCGGATTCATTGTTGATGGGGGCCATACTTTTGGTGAAGGAAAAGATAAAATTGATTTTAGGCCTTCCTCAGCATCAAAGGATGTAAAACCCTCTCCTGTACTATTCCGACACGATTTTGACTGGGATATTGTTTTAACAATTCCAAAAGGAGAACAGGTCTGTGGAGACAGGGAAGTTGACATATTTAGAAAATTCTGTCCAGTTCCAACCGAAGACGTTCAAAAAATATGCAGGCTAGTTTTAATGAAAATGATGCCCGCAGTTATCGAAAAAGACTTTGATTCATTTGGAAAAGTTGTAAATGAACTTCAAAATTTAGGATTCAAACGTGCAGAAGTTGGACTTCAAAAAGAAAGTTTAAAAGGATTATTATCAAAGCTTCAAGAAGTTTCATACAGTGGAATTTCAAGTTTTGGTCCAACAATTTATTCTTTAGGGGATAAAGATACAATAACTGAAATTTCCAATGAATTTTTCGATAAATTTGGAATTGAAGGCGAGATTATATCTACAAAAGCAAATAATTCAGGATATGAAATAATAAAATAG
- a CDS encoding (Fe-S)-binding protein, with amino-acid sequence MENIKEITKLLPGYNCKACGFKRCDLFAEKILKGENPENCPLLFKEEFKGNIEKIKEIASTLGSLEIKKTCESKTGLVGLLDGYDADFLLDPLPEEHSCRETLIILSKNPIKKGDHIKYRPLGCPIPHFAEIIDDAHGMYVVHLEGPCNRFNTEKIEYIEVGIALIAAFEGVYNGKTPEVGKTVKFIPTHCMMQKVHSGVVVEVEGNRVLIEGIDLKVW; translated from the coding sequence ATGGAAAACATTAAAGAAATTACCAAACTGCTTCCAGGATACAACTGCAAAGCTTGCGGGTTCAAAAGGTGTGATCTCTTCGCAGAAAAAATTCTTAAAGGAGAAAATCCTGAAAACTGCCCTTTGTTATTTAAAGAAGAATTTAAAGGAAATATTGAAAAAATAAAAGAAATTGCATCAACTTTAGGATCTCTTGAAATTAAAAAAACATGTGAATCCAAAACTGGACTTGTTGGACTTTTAGATGGATACGATGCTGACTTTTTACTCGACCCCCTTCCAGAAGAGCATTCTTGTAGGGAAACTTTAATAATCCTTTCAAAAAATCCAATAAAAAAAGGAGATCATATCAAATACCGACCTCTTGGATGCCCAATTCCACATTTTGCTGAAATAATCGATGACGCTCACGGAATGTATGTGGTACATCTTGAAGGCCCTTGTAACAGGTTTAATACAGAAAAAATAGAGTATATCGAAGTTGGAATTGCACTCATTGCTGCATTTGAAGGAGTTTATAATGGTAAAACTCCAGAAGTTGGAAAAACTGTTAAATTTATCCCAACTCACTGTATGATGCAGAAAGTCCATAGCGGCGTTGTTGTTGAGGTTGAAGGAAATAGGGTTTTAATCGAAGGAATTGATTTAAAAGTATGGTAA
- the comA gene encoding phosphosulfolactate synthase — protein sequence MNAFSFLNLEKGIENTMIIDKGLSPDFINDYLKVCGKYITFAKFGWGTSAVQSRELVKEKIENYKKYGIKTYPGGTLFEVCFSKNLFEEYLKECKNLGFECVEISDGSMDLKPEDKDYAIKQAKKAGFIVLSEVGKKSIVLDGELEIHERIELVKKDLESGADFVIIEGRESGKSIGLFDEKGNVKKEELEILAENVDMDKIILEAPQKNQQVEFILRFGNDVNLGNISFEEVISLETLRRGLRGDTFGKI from the coding sequence ATGAACGCATTTTCTTTTTTGAACTTGGAAAAGGGTATTGAAAATACCATGATAATTGATAAAGGACTGTCTCCTGATTTTATTAACGATTATTTAAAAGTATGTGGAAAATATATCACTTTTGCGAAATTTGGATGGGGCACAAGCGCTGTTCAATCCAGAGAACTGGTTAAGGAAAAAATTGAAAATTACAAAAAATACGGCATAAAAACATACCCTGGCGGAACACTCTTTGAAGTATGTTTCTCAAAAAATCTTTTTGAAGAATACTTAAAAGAGTGTAAGAACCTAGGATTTGAATGTGTTGAAATATCTGATGGTTCAATGGATTTAAAACCTGAAGACAAAGATTATGCAATAAAACAGGCAAAAAAAGCAGGTTTTATCGTTCTTTCAGAAGTTGGAAAAAAAAGTATCGTTTTAGATGGCGAACTTGAAATCCACGAAAGAATAGAACTCGTAAAAAAAGACCTTGAATCCGGTGCAGACTTTGTAATTATTGAAGGTAGAGAAAGCGGAAAATCAATAGGGCTTTTTGATGAAAAAGGGAACGTGAAAAAGGAAGAACTTGAGATACTTGCTGAAAACGTAGATATGGATAAAATAATACTTGAAGCACCTCAAAAAAATCAGCAGGTTGAATTTATATTACGTTTTGGGAATGACGTAAATCTTGGAAATATATCCTTTGAAGAAGTAATTTCACTGGAAACTCTGAGAAGAGGATTAAGAGGGGACACTTTCGGAAAAATTTAA
- a CDS encoding tetratricopeptide repeat protein has translation MRKIVVFLTVILVLLMAGCIGDQKSKSYNDKGLELYNQGNYVDSISEYNLALLENPKSAEIWVNKGNSLLKLGIYGESTECFNKALLIDSENSEAFNGLGTVLSKTGNYQKALEMYDKSLNIDSENSEAWNNKGITLTNMQRYSEAIECFDRSISINAKNSDVWYNKGESQFKLGKYQESIDSYNKALLIDEKMETALLGKGNSYLKLQNYESAIECFNTAETINPKSEYPPYYKADAYRDTENFEDALKYYDETLEINPSNADVLINKGICFDKMKNYSSAISNFDLAIQLDPKNVQIWILKGNSYVGLKDYEFSISCYKKALELDPENENAKENIDIVEKII, from the coding sequence ATGCGAAAAATCGTCGTTTTTTTGACCGTAATTTTAGTACTTTTAATGGCAGGATGTATTGGAGATCAAAAATCAAAATCTTATAACGATAAAGGTCTTGAATTGTACAATCAAGGCAATTATGTCGATTCAATATCTGAATATAACCTCGCACTTTTAGAAAACCCAAAATCTGCTGAAATTTGGGTGAATAAAGGAAATTCGCTTTTAAAACTTGGAATATATGGCGAATCTACAGAATGTTTTAATAAAGCTCTTTTAATTGATTCTGAAAATTCAGAAGCATTTAATGGATTAGGGACAGTACTTTCAAAAACCGGCAATTACCAAAAAGCCCTTGAAATGTACGATAAATCGTTAAATATCGATTCTGAAAATTCAGAAGCCTGGAACAATAAGGGAATTACATTAACTAACATGCAAAGGTACTCAGAAGCTATTGAATGTTTTGATAGATCAATCTCAATTAATGCAAAAAATTCAGACGTTTGGTACAATAAGGGAGAATCGCAGTTTAAACTCGGAAAATATCAAGAATCCATTGATTCATATAATAAAGCTCTGTTAATTGATGAAAAAATGGAAACTGCACTGCTTGGAAAAGGAAATTCATATTTAAAACTGCAGAACTACGAAAGCGCAATAGAATGTTTTAATACTGCAGAAACTATCAATCCAAAAAGCGAATATCCCCCATACTACAAAGCAGATGCTTATCGAGATACTGAAAACTTTGAAGATGCTTTAAAATATTACGATGAAACATTGGAAATAAATCCCTCGAATGCAGACGTTTTGATAAATAAAGGAATTTGTTTTGATAAAATGAAAAATTATAGTAGTGCAATATCAAATTTTGATTTGGCAATTCAGCTTGATCCAAAAAATGTACAAATTTGGATCTTAAAAGGAAATTCATACGTTGGGTTAAAAGACTATGAATTTTCAATTTCTTGTTATAAAAAAGCCCTTGAACTTGACCCTGAAAATGAAAATGCTAAAGAAAATATAGATATTGTAGAAAAAATAATTTAA
- a CDS encoding GTP-binding protein, whose product MIIVAGTPGAGKTSVMTHTIKQLLNKGNKPAVVKIDCLYTDDDARYGKLKIPTLVGLSKDMCPDHFAIYNLEEMAEWAEKEGVDTLIIETAGLCHRCAPYTKNSLGICVIDATSGPNTPRKVGPFLTSADVVAITKGDIISQAEREVFRERVLEMNPKCTIYDVNGLSGQGCAEISEEIMEAKDIVDLENEELRHNAPLCVCTLCVGETKVAKKHHRGVLRRIDGFTKYIGE is encoded by the coding sequence ATGATAATTGTTGCAGGAACCCCCGGTGCAGGAAAAACTTCTGTTATGACTCACACAATAAAACAGCTTTTAAACAAAGGAAATAAGCCAGCGGTTGTTAAAATCGACTGTTTATATACTGATGATGATGCAAGATATGGAAAACTTAAAATTCCCACACTTGTTGGATTAAGTAAAGATATGTGTCCTGACCACTTTGCAATTTATAATTTAGAAGAAATGGCAGAATGGGCTGAAAAAGAAGGTGTTGATACATTAATTATTGAAACTGCTGGGTTATGCCACAGGTGTGCACCGTACACAAAAAACAGTCTTGGAATCTGCGTAATCGATGCAACATCTGGCCCAAATACTCCCAGAAAAGTTGGACCTTTTTTAACGAGTGCCGATGTTGTTGCAATAACTAAAGGAGATATTATATCTCAGGCTGAAAGGGAAGTATTTAGAGAACGAGTTCTTGAAATGAATCCAAAATGTACTATATACGATGTAAATGGGCTCAGTGGACAGGGCTGTGCAGAAATTTCTGAAGAAATAATGGAAGCAAAAGATATTGTAGACCTTGAAAATGAAGAATTAAGGCATAACGCTCCACTTTGTGTTTGTACTTTGTGTGTTGGAGAAACAAAAGTTGCTAAAAAACACCATAGGGGCGTTTTAAGAAGAATCGATGGATTTACCAAATATATTGGTGAATAA
- the hypE gene encoding hydrogenase expression/formation protein HypE: MNITRMHGAGGTVMQKLIKETILGNLENTKIEGGIGLESLDDASTIPIGDKEIVFTVDGHTVHPIFFPGGDIGRISVCGTVNDLSVMGAKPVALSLSIVLPEGFDIEKLDKIMKSINEACKEAGVAIITGDTKVSNVDDIIISSAGIGIVDSGKAVRDCGMKEGDVIIVSGNIGEHGLTILLSREGFEFESELKSDVAPVNGLVQSVLNAGFEINGMKDPTRGGLADSLNEMAEKSDLGILIYEDKIPISDEVQAIGEALGIDPLTVANEGKVVMSVKAEDSEKILEILKAHPLGKNAKIIGNVTSEHKGVLMETIVGKRIVDTPMGDPIPRVC, from the coding sequence ATGAATATTACACGAATGCATGGTGCTGGCGGAACCGTAATGCAAAAGTTAATTAAGGAAACAATACTCGGTAACTTAGAAAATACGAAGATTGAAGGAGGAATTGGTCTTGAATCTCTTGATGATGCTTCAACCATACCTATTGGGGATAAAGAAATAGTTTTCACTGTTGATGGACACACTGTACATCCAATATTTTTTCCAGGCGGCGATATCGGGAGAATTTCCGTATGCGGAACTGTAAATGATCTTTCAGTAATGGGGGCAAAACCTGTTGCACTTTCTCTTTCAATAGTACTTCCAGAAGGCTTTGATATTGAAAAACTTGATAAAATAATGAAATCAATAAATGAAGCCTGCAAAGAAGCAGGTGTTGCAATAATTACAGGGGATACAAAAGTTTCAAATGTTGATGATATCATCATTTCATCTGCAGGTATCGGAATTGTTGATTCTGGCAAAGCTGTAAGGGATTGCGGAATGAAAGAAGGAGATGTAATAATCGTTAGCGGAAATATCGGGGAACACGGTCTTACAATACTTCTTTCAAGAGAAGGATTTGAATTTGAATCAGAATTAAAATCGGACGTAGCTCCAGTAAACGGGCTTGTTCAAAGCGTTTTAAATGCAGGTTTTGAAATTAATGGAATGAAAGACCCGACAAGAGGCGGTCTTGCAGATTCTTTAAATGAGATGGCAGAAAAAAGTGATTTAGGAATATTAATCTACGAAGACAAAATCCCTATAAGCGATGAAGTTCAGGCCATTGGTGAAGCGCTTGGAATCGACCCGTTAACTGTTGCAAATGAAGGAAAAGTTGTAATGTCTGTAAAAGCAGAAGATTCAGAAAAAATACTTGAAATTTTAAAGGCACATCCGCTTGGAAAAAACGCTAAAATTATTGGAAATGTAACGTCTGAACACAAAGGCGTTTTAATGGAAACAATTGTCGGAAAAAGGATAGTTGATACGCCAATGGGCGATCCAATCCCTAGAGTCTGCTAA
- a CDS encoding ATP-binding cassette domain-containing protein encodes MNIEEIKIIGGFNKFGESEKVTELVVKRGEIFGVVGPTGSGKSNLISDIEQLAQGDTPSNRKILVNGKVPDVEMRRDPRKRRIAQLSQNMNFLADMTVEEFLIMHAKSRGMNSEGIVDRVIELANKLTGEPIEKDYNLTILSGGQSRSLMVADVAVISDSPIVLIDEIENAGIKKHEALELLAGCGKIVMVITHDPVLALMTTRRVVMRNGGMTEIIETTEEEKEVSQRLSEIDSWMLSMREKVRHGEKLNLKDIETPAVSGN; translated from the coding sequence ATGAATATAGAAGAAATTAAGATTATTGGTGGATTTAACAAGTTTGGAGAATCCGAAAAAGTAACAGAACTAGTTGTAAAACGGGGAGAAATCTTTGGAGTAGTTGGACCAACAGGAAGCGGTAAATCAAATTTAATAAGCGATATTGAACAGCTCGCTCAGGGAGATACCCCATCAAATCGAAAAATACTCGTAAACGGAAAGGTTCCAGATGTTGAAATGAGAAGGGATCCAAGAAAAAGAAGAATTGCCCAGCTTTCACAAAATATGAATTTTTTAGCAGATATGACTGTTGAAGAATTTTTAATTATGCATGCAAAAAGCAGAGGCATGAATTCTGAAGGAATTGTTGATAGAGTAATCGAATTAGCAAACAAACTTACCGGAGAGCCGATTGAAAAAGACTACAACTTAACAATACTCAGTGGCGGACAGTCAAGAAGCCTGATGGTTGCAGATGTTGCAGTTATCAGTGACTCACCGATTGTTTTAATTGATGAAATTGAAAATGCAGGGATTAAAAAGCACGAAGCACTTGAACTCCTTGCCGGATGCGGAAAAATTGTCATGGTAATTACGCATGATCCGGTTCTCGCCTTAATGACTACCCGAAGAGTTGTTATGCGAAACGGTGGAATGACTGAAATCATCGAAACCACGGAAGAAGAAAAAGAAGTATCACAAAGATTGAGCGAAATTGATAGCTGGATGCTCTCTATGAGAGAAAAGGTAAGACATGGCGAAAAATTAAATTTAAAAGACATAGAAACACCAGCAGTTTCAGGTAATTAA
- a CDS encoding TraB/GumN family protein yields the protein MYIRVNNGVTECNIRLVGTAHVSDDSVMEVENAIIETDPEVVAIELDKDRFVAMFQNKKNNVDLKSVIKQGKVGIYIVHSILANFQKNIGEQFGIKPGSEMKKATDLAIQHGKPISLIDRPINVTLSRTVNKMTLKEKFDFLMGLLTEQNLELDEKAVNDMVSNADDLILLLKDISPSIYETLVDERDRYMAKNLFEASKGKENIVAVVGAGHVPGIKNYLKKMEMGEDIDLKSLLEVKKKSNILGKIISIAILLIIFYGFYAASSNLEALKTLTMEWVLINGCLSSLGVILARGKIQTMIAAFLAAPVTSLIPVIGAGYVAGLVELKFRDVSFNDIGKMMNTENFKELMENQAMRVLLVAALANLGSAIGTFYFVPRFL from the coding sequence ATGTATATAAGGGTTAACAATGGCGTTACAGAATGCAACATCAGATTGGTAGGAACAGCTCACGTATCTGACGATAGTGTTATGGAAGTAGAAAACGCCATTATCGAAACTGATCCAGAAGTAGTAGCTATTGAATTAGATAAAGACCGATTTGTAGCCATGTTTCAAAATAAAAAAAATAACGTGGATTTAAAATCAGTCATAAAACAGGGTAAAGTAGGAATTTACATAGTGCACTCCATCTTAGCAAACTTCCAAAAAAACATTGGGGAACAGTTTGGGATAAAACCTGGAAGTGAAATGAAAAAAGCCACCGACCTTGCGATACAACACGGAAAACCAATTTCACTAATTGATAGACCAATTAATGTTACCTTATCAAGAACAGTTAATAAAATGACACTTAAAGAAAAATTTGACTTTTTGATGGGCCTTTTAACCGAACAGAACTTGGAATTAGATGAAAAAGCAGTTAATGACATGGTTTCAAATGCCGATGACTTAATTTTACTTTTAAAAGATATTTCCCCGTCAATTTATGAAACGCTTGTTGATGAAAGAGATAGATATATGGCAAAAAATCTCTTTGAGGCGAGCAAAGGAAAAGAAAATATCGTTGCAGTAGTTGGCGCAGGCCACGTTCCTGGAATTAAAAACTACCTCAAAAAAATGGAAATGGGGGAAGATATTGACTTAAAATCATTACTGGAAGTAAAAAAAAAGTCAAATATTTTAGGTAAAATAATTTCTATTGCAATACTTTTAATTATATTTTACGGATTTTACGCCGCATCGTCAAATCTTGAAGCATTAAAAACTCTTACAATGGAATGGGTGCTTATAAATGGCTGTCTTTCCTCATTGGGCGTCATTTTAGCACGCGGAAAGATCCAGACGATGATTGCAGCATTTTTAGCGGCACCTGTTACCTCGTTAATTCCAGTAATTGGTGCAGGATACGTTGCAGGATTAGTAGAACTTAAATTCAGGGACGTTTCCTTCAATGATATTGGAAAAATGATGAATACCGAAAATTTTAAAGAATTAATGGAAAATCAAGCGATGAGAGTTCTATTAGTCGCAGCACTTGCAAACCTTGGAAGCGCAATTGGAACTTTTTATTTTGTACCTAGATTTTTATAA